From one Formosa sediminum genomic stretch:
- a CDS encoding chondroitinase-B domain-containing protein: MKITKSTISILLLSILFTAQLSAQALKTVVKNAQELDLAIKSAKPGSHIIMANGVWTDVIIKFKAEGTKEQPIVLEAETSGQVFIEGQSTLRLGGNYLEVSGLYFRNGYTPKNTVIDFRTDDDTVANHSKVTNCVIDAFTQVDRDFKDHWVQFYGKHNELSNCYIAGKSNPGPTIRVFLSGNENIYNHHQIVNNYFGERPRLGGPHGETLQIGSSFTSMTPSYTEVKNNLFEKCNGEVEIISSKSNFNEFKNNIFFECEGSLVLRHGNYAKVDGNVFIGNDNSTAIGGVRVVNTGHWITNNYFYKIRGNEFRSAIAVMNGIPKSPLNRYNQVTDVVIAYNTFIDNLIPLQFSVGTNVDKSDVLPESEIRSARPIRTVVANNLIYNHDASETTQIYGYNEVDGVKFKNNITNNKIEGDVDTDGGLTQESIELTKLSDWFYAPTKAFSDVYNGYDFNTIDKDLLGAERINNKAIGAVTFPYKTDGLVSINKSEYGPTWYKAAAPKKSKTIKVTSASALVKALNTANSGDVLEVKSGSYKISETLNIDKAITIKSSSKRQVKIEYTGAKGSALFLMLPKGNLVLDNVALKGNNTQDAFSTLDKNMSIAYNLSVNNSEISNFNTVLMSYKGSFADTIVFKNTEISDCANGIQLAGEDDDKGDYSAEFVTIENSVFENVDKNVLNYYRGGYDESTIGGTLVFKNNTVKESGAKEDSKFLLQTRGIVNLDFNGNTFKDNPTPYVIILWGEKGQKSVNNTLENSGEVKTEQNLKMKLMY; this comes from the coding sequence ATGAAAATAACTAAAAGTACAATTTCAATTTTACTACTTTCAATTCTCTTTACAGCTCAGCTTAGTGCTCAGGCTTTAAAGACGGTAGTTAAAAACGCGCAAGAATTAGATCTTGCAATTAAATCTGCTAAACCAGGCAGTCATATTATTATGGCCAATGGTGTTTGGACGGATGTTATTATAAAATTTAAAGCTGAAGGAACAAAAGAACAACCTATTGTTTTGGAAGCCGAAACTTCAGGACAAGTTTTTATAGAAGGACAATCTACTTTAAGATTAGGAGGTAATTATCTTGAAGTTTCAGGATTATATTTTAGAAACGGGTATACTCCAAAAAATACAGTTATAGATTTTAGAACAGATGATGATACTGTAGCAAATCATAGTAAAGTTACTAATTGTGTTATTGATGCATTTACACAAGTAGATCGCGATTTTAAAGATCATTGGGTACAATTTTACGGAAAGCATAACGAATTAAGTAACTGTTATATTGCTGGAAAATCTAATCCAGGACCTACAATTCGTGTATTTTTAAGCGGAAATGAAAACATTTATAATCACCATCAAATTGTAAATAACTATTTTGGAGAACGTCCAAGATTGGGAGGACCTCATGGTGAAACTTTACAAATAGGAAGTAGTTTTACATCTATGACACCTTCTTACACAGAAGTGAAAAATAACTTATTCGAAAAATGTAATGGTGAAGTAGAAATTATTTCTAGTAAATCTAACTTTAACGAATTTAAAAACAACATCTTTTTTGAATGTGAAGGATCTTTAGTATTACGTCATGGTAACTATGCTAAAGTAGATGGTAACGTATTTATTGGTAATGATAACTCTACTGCTATTGGTGGTGTGCGTGTTGTTAATACCGGACACTGGATTACTAATAACTATTTTTACAAAATTAGAGGGAACGAATTTAGAAGCGCAATTGCTGTAATGAACGGTATTCCTAAATCGCCTTTAAACAGATATAATCAAGTAACAGATGTTGTAATTGCTTATAATACATTTATAGATAATTTAATTCCATTACAATTTAGTGTAGGTACTAATGTTGATAAAAGTGATGTGTTACCAGAGAGCGAAATTCGTTCTGCAAGACCAATTCGTACTGTAGTAGCAAATAACTTAATTTATAATCATGATGCTAGCGAAACAACTCAAATTTATGGTTATAATGAAGTAGATGGTGTTAAGTTTAAAAACAACATTACAAATAATAAAATTGAAGGTGATGTAGATACAGATGGCGGATTAACTCAAGAATCTATAGAGTTAACTAAATTATCTGATTGGTTTTATGCCCCTACAAAAGCATTTAGCGATGTATACAACGGTTATGATTTTAATACAATAGACAAAGACCTTTTAGGTGCAGAGCGAATTAATAACAAAGCAATTGGTGCTGTAACTTTTCCTTATAAGACAGATGGGTTAGTGAGTATTAACAAATCTGAATACGGACCAACATGGTATAAAGCAGCAGCTCCTAAAAAATCAAAAACCATTAAAGTAACATCTGCTTCAGCTTTAGTAAAAGCATTAAACACTGCAAATTCAGGAGATGTTTTAGAAGTTAAATCTGGATCTTACAAAATTTCAGAAACTTTAAATATAGATAAAGCCATTACAATTAAATCATCTAGTAAACGTCAAGTAAAAATTGAATATACTGGAGCTAAAGGTTCTGCATTATTCTTAATGTTACCTAAAGGAAATTTAGTTTTAGATAATGTAGCTTTAAAAGGAAATAACACACAAGATGCATTCTCAACTTTAGATAAAAACATGTCTATTGCATATAACTTAAGTGTAAATAATAGTGAAATTTCTAATTTCAACACTGTTTTGATGAGCTACAAAGGATCTTTTGCAGATACTATTGTGTTTAAAAACACAGAAATTTCAGACTGTGCAAATGGAATTCAATTAGCAGGAGAAGATGATGATAAAGGAGATTATAGTGCAGAGTTTGTTACAATAGAAAATTCAGTTTTTGAGAATGTAGATAAAAACGTGCTAAATTACTACAGAGGTGGTTATGACGAATCTACGATTGGAGGGACATTAGTATTCAAAAATAATACTGTTAAAGAAAGCGGTGCTAAAGAAGATAGTAAATTTTTATTACAGACTCGCGGAATTGTAAATTTAGACTTTAACGGAAATACATTTAAAGATAATCCTACACCATATGTAATTATCCTTTGGGGTGAAAAAGGACAAAAATCTGTAAATAATACTTTAGAGAATTCTGGAGAAGTTAAAACAGAGCAAAATTTAAAAATGAAATTAATGTATTAA
- a CDS encoding sulfatase gives MKNTPLKYALFLLLTITIQSCNSSKKDPQKYPKKPNILFISVDDLRPTLGAYGDTIAVTPNIDKLAKDGMTFRQTFSQVAVCAPSRASLMTGLRPDSTRVWHLGDAFRKINPNTVTMPQYFAKNGYHTVNLGKIFHNYMPDSISWDEPDLRPEKYLRKDWLNRDGETYYISEEVNKSQAIKRDSLLKLKPIRYADGWNTGPAWEAADVNDSMYYDGAQTELAIKTLTRLANSDQPFYMGLGFFRPHLPFTAPKKYWDMYDPEAIPLANNPNVPKNAPNYTMNSMYELRHYDGFNHIGHPQSEYRMSEDTTRILKHGYYASVSYVDALVGKLITHLKDIGIYDNTIIILWGDHGWKLGDHNSWGKMTNYNIDLQVPMIVRYPNQENRGKQTYEITELVDMFPSL, from the coding sequence ATGAAAAATACTCCCCTAAAGTATGCGCTTTTTTTATTACTTACAATAACTATACAAAGCTGTAACTCTTCAAAAAAAGACCCTCAAAAATATCCAAAAAAACCTAATATTTTATTTATATCTGTAGATGATCTAAGACCTACTTTAGGTGCATATGGAGATACAATAGCTGTAACTCCAAATATTGATAAATTGGCAAAAGATGGAATGACATTTAGACAAACTTTTTCTCAAGTAGCCGTTTGTGCACCTTCTAGAGCAAGTTTAATGACGGGACTAAGACCAGATTCTACACGAGTATGGCATTTAGGTGATGCGTTTAGAAAAATTAATCCCAACACCGTAACCATGCCGCAATATTTTGCTAAAAACGGTTATCATACAGTTAATCTTGGTAAAATTTTTCATAATTATATGCCAGATTCTATTTCTTGGGACGAACCAGATTTACGTCCAGAAAAATATTTACGTAAAGATTGGTTAAATCGCGATGGAGAAACCTATTACATTAGTGAAGAAGTTAACAAATCGCAAGCCATTAAAAGAGATTCTTTATTAAAATTAAAACCTATACGTTATGCAGATGGCTGGAATACAGGACCAGCTTGGGAAGCTGCCGATGTTAACGACAGCATGTATTATGATGGTGCACAAACCGAATTGGCAATAAAAACGTTAACACGCTTAGCTAATAGCGATCAACCCTTTTACATGGGATTAGGTTTTTTTAGACCTCACTTACCTTTTACCGCGCCTAAAAAATATTGGGATATGTACGATCCTGAAGCAATTCCTCTAGCAAACAATCCTAATGTACCTAAAAATGCTCCTAACTATACCATGAACTCCATGTACGAATTAAGACATTACGATGGTTTTAACCATATTGGTCACCCACAATCCGAATATAGAATGAGTGAAGACACCACACGCATCTTAAAACACGGCTACTACGCCAGTGTAAGTTATGTAGATGCTTTAGTTGGAAAATTAATTACACACTTGAAGGATATAGGAATATACGATAATACCATTATAATCCTATGGGGAGATCATGGTTGGAAATTAGGAGATCATAACAGTTGGGGAAAAATGACTAATTACAACATTGATTTGCAAGTACCCATGATTGTGAGATATCCTAATCAAGAAAATAGAGGAAAACAAACTTATGAAATTACAGAACTTGTAGATATGTTTCCTTCGCTTTGA
- a CDS encoding sulfatase/phosphatase domain-containing protein: protein MNVPEYMQGSSFVPLIKEPNREWKTAAFSQFHRRPNHAADGNRYMGYSINTKSYHYIEWYEWNHTTGTRGDFKNAELYDRVNDPYETVNIADETAQNEIVKQLSKQLAAGWKNAKPNLNKS from the coding sequence ATAAATGTCCCTGAATATATGCAAGGAAGTAGTTTTGTGCCTTTAATTAAGGAACCTAATCGAGAATGGAAAACAGCAGCATTTAGTCAGTTTCACCGCCGACCTAATCATGCTGCAGACGGAAATCGCTATATGGGGTATTCTATTAACACAAAATCCTATCATTATATAGAGTGGTACGAATGGAATCATACAACTGGAACACGTGGTGATTTTAAAAATGCTGAATTATACGATCGTGTTAACGACCCCTATGAAACAGTAAATATTGCAGATGAAACGGCACAAAATGAAATTGTAAAACAATTATCTAAACAGCTAGCAGCAGGTTGGAAAAATGCAAAACCAAACTTAAATAAATCTTAA